Proteins encoded within one genomic window of Manis pentadactyla isolate mManPen7 chromosome 4, mManPen7.hap1, whole genome shotgun sequence:
- the HAP1 gene encoding huntingtin-associated protein 1 isoform X4 — MRPKESGRACAGTPPGPGHPAAVTPTPPPAADPAPKPSAEPEPAPAQPPATGQGAGSGSSSVSRPPARARRASEPGSEAGVQRASAFWGRTAQSVHRNSDAPWTRFIFQGRFGPRATGLGIGKAAGIWKTPAAYIGRRPGESGPERAAFIRELGEALCPDRPLPAKKVTQEDVKVMLNLLEERERDLSTAARIGQSLVKQNSVLMEENSELEAMLGSAGEEILQLRQQVSLRDDLLQLYSDSDEEEEEEEEAEEEEEEEEEEHQYGRPYEPPEPSPLTEVKSGHHCPQLGALQEQLRLLKEENHQLREASHLDALEEEEQMLILDCVEQFSEASQQMAELSEVLALRMENHDRQQREVTQLRTQVLKLQQRCQLYGAETKKLQQQLASEKEIQMQLQDELQDLRAKYTECGGMLIEAQEEVKTLRQQAPVSSGSVTHCAYTVPLEALPGFQETLAEELRMSIRRIISDPVFFMERNCERTTEEVSGLGCELHHSEEQEQEQGIEAEKGLMPAEDFVVEDFMPEEELWATEEVVLAEEGVTEEAELVSEEAEAWEEVEPEVDEATRTHVVASALEAGGLGSSHLDMKYVLQQLANWQDTHYRQQLRQKTLQKGSPTMQPWQQQARTNMGGRGVEQQPWVPTRDFQRLEEDRAREEEGPSGATQAFGTKASTSKGHSWTSPLGFAVSQQPAEAPPTPDPPSHPPTWDPLSVPSPPSVLMNLGQSLRAQGSTLFWDRLKEPAVLLQLVQKLWLLGLDHVVALGAQEAQGEAH; from the exons ATGCGCCCGAAAGAGTCGGGGCGGGCCTGCGCTGGGACCCCGCCCGGACCCGGGCACCCAGCGGCGGTCACCCCCACGCCCCCTCCCGCAGCCGATCCCGCTCCGAAGCCCTCCGCGGAGCCTGAACCCGCCCCTGCGCAGCCACCGGCTACTGGACAGGGAGCAGGATCCGGATCCTCATCAGTCTCGCGACCCCCAGCCAGAGCTCGCCGGGCCTCCGAACCTGGGTCGGAGGCAGGAGTCCAGCGAGCGTCCGCATTCTGGGGACGGACTGCCCAGTCCGTGCACCGCAACTCGGATGCGCCGTGGACCCGTTTCATATTCCAAGGGCGCTTTGGTCCCCGGGCCACTGGCCTAGGGATTGGAAAGGCGGCGGGCATCTGGAAGACGCCGGCCGCCTACATAGGCCGACGGCCCGGGGAGTCGGGCCCCGAGCGCGCTGCCTTTATTCGGGAGCTGGGAGAAG CACTGTGTCCTGATAGACCGCTGCCAGCCAAGAAGGTCACCCAAGAAGATGTCAAAGTGATGTTAAATTTGCTAGAGGAG AGAGAGCGGGACCTGAGCACGGCGGCTCGCATTGGCCAGTCCCTAGTGAAACAGAACAGTGTTCTGATGGAGGAGAACAGCGAGCTGGAAGCCATGCTGGGCTCGGCTGGGGAAGAG ATTTTACAGCTCAGACAGCAGGTGAGCTTGCGGGATGACCTCCTTCAGCTCTACTCGGACtctgacgaggaggaggaggaggaagaggaggcggaggaggaggaggaagaggaggaggaagagcatcAGTATGGCCGTCCCTATGAGCCCCCTGAGCC GAGCCCTCTGACAGAGGTGAAGTCAGGGCACCACTGCCCACAGCTGGGAGCCCTGCAGGAGCAGCTGAGGCTGCTGAAGGAGGAGAACCATCAGCTGCGAGAGG cctCTCACCTGGATGCCCTTGAGGAGGAGGAGCAGATGCTCATTCTGGATTGTGTGGAGCAATTTT CGGAGGCCAGCCAGCAGATGGCTGAGCTGTCGGAGGTGCTGGCGCTCAGGATGGAGAACCATGACCGGCAGCAGAGGGAGGTCACCCAGCTGCGGACCCAGGTCCTGAAGCTGCAGCAGCGCTGCCAGCTG TATGGGGCTGAGACCAAGAAGTTGCAGCAGCAGCTGGCTTCAGAGAAAGAAATCCAGATGCAGCTCCAGGATGAG CTGCAGGACCTGCGGGCGAAGTACACGGAGTGTGGAGGCATGCTGATTGAGGCCCAGGAGGAGGTGAAGACCCTCCGCCAGCAAGCCCCGGTGTCCAGCGGCTCTGTCACCCACTGTGCATACACTGTACCTCTG GAGGCACTTCCTGGCTTCCAGGAGACCCTGGCCGAAGAGCTGAGAATGTCCATAAGGAGGATTATCTCAGACCCTGTGTTTTTTATGGAAAG GAATTGTGAAAGGACCACAGAGGAGGTGTCAGGCCTGGG ATGTGAGCTGCACCACAGTGAGGAGCAAGAGCAGGAACAGGGGATCGAGGCTGAGAAGGGGTTGATGCCAGCAGAGGATTTTGTGGTGGAAGATTTCATGCCAGAGGAGGAGCTGTGGGCCACAGAAGAGGTGGTGCTGGCTGAGGAAGGGGTGACAGAAGAGGCAGAGCTAGTGTCCGAGGAGGCTGAGGCCTGGGAAGAGGTGGAGCCAGAGGTGGATGAGGCAACGCGGACGCACGTGGTGGCCTCAGCCCTGGAGGCCGGTGGCTTGGGCTCCTCCCACCTGGACATGAAGTATGTCCTCCAGCAACTGGCCAACTGGCAGGACACCCATTACAGGCAGCAACTGAGGCAGAAGACGCTCCAGAAAG GCTCCCCAACCATGCAGCCATGGCAGCAGCAGGCCAGAACAAACATGGGGGGCAGGGGCGTGGAGCAGCAGCCCTGGGTGCCAACCCGGGACTTTCAGAGGCTGGAGGAGGACAGGGCCAGGGAGGAAGAGGGGCCTTCTGGGGCCACCCAGGCCTTTGGGACAAAGGCCTCCACCAGCAAGGGCCACAGTTGGACCAGTCCCCTGG gctTTGCTGTTTCCCAGCAGCCTGCAGAG GCCCCACCCACCCCAGACCCTCCTTCCCATCCTCCAACATGGGACCCCCTGTCTGtccccagcccaccctctgtCCTGATGAACCTGGGCCAGAGCCTGAGGGCCCAAGGCTCCACCCTTTTCTGGGACAGGCTGAAGGAACCAGCTGTCCTTCTGCAGCTGGTGCAAAAGCTGTGGCTGCTGGGCCTGGATCACGTGGTGGCCCTGGGGGCGCAAGAAGCCCAGGGGGAGGCCCACTAG
- the HAP1 gene encoding huntingtin-associated protein 1 isoform X2 yields MRPKESGRACAGTPPGPGHPAAVTPTPPPAADPAPKPSAEPEPAPAQPPATGQGAGSGSSSVSRPPARARRASEPGSEAGVQRASAFWGRTAQSVHRNSDAPWTRFIFQGRFGPRATGLGIGKAAGIWKTPAAYIGRRPGESGPERAAFIRELGEALCPDRPLPAKKVTQEDVKVMLNLLEERERDLSTAARIGQSLVKQNSVLMEENSELEAMLGSAGEEILQLRQQVSLRDDLLQLYSDSDEEEEEEEEAEEEEEEEEEEHQYGRPYEPPEPSPLTEVKSGHHCPQLGALQEQLRLLKEENHQLREASHLDALEEEEQMLILDCVEQFSEASQQMAELSEVLALRMENHDRQQREVTQLRTQVLKLQQRCQLYGAETKKLQQQLASEKEIQMQLQDEPRLPGPPGESRHGSLLGMPGSQQKLWAGSQLQDLRAKYTECGGMLIEAQEEVKTLRQQAPVSSGSVTHCAYTVPLETLAEELRMSIRRIISDPVFFMERNCERTTEEVSGLGCELHHSEEQEQEQGIEAEKGLMPAEDFVVEDFMPEEELWATEEVVLAEEGVTEEAELVSEEAEAWEEVEPEVDEATRTHVVASALEAGGLGSSHLDMKYVLQQLANWQDTHYRQQLRQKTLQKGSPTMQPWQQQARTNMGGRGVEQQPWVPTRDFQRLEEDRAREEEGPSGATQAFGTKASTSKGHSWTSPLGFAVSQQPAEAPPTPDPPSHPPTWDPLSVPSPPSVLMNLGQSLRAQGSTLFWDRLKEPAVLLQLVQKLWLLGLDHVVALGAQEAQGEAH; encoded by the exons ATGCGCCCGAAAGAGTCGGGGCGGGCCTGCGCTGGGACCCCGCCCGGACCCGGGCACCCAGCGGCGGTCACCCCCACGCCCCCTCCCGCAGCCGATCCCGCTCCGAAGCCCTCCGCGGAGCCTGAACCCGCCCCTGCGCAGCCACCGGCTACTGGACAGGGAGCAGGATCCGGATCCTCATCAGTCTCGCGACCCCCAGCCAGAGCTCGCCGGGCCTCCGAACCTGGGTCGGAGGCAGGAGTCCAGCGAGCGTCCGCATTCTGGGGACGGACTGCCCAGTCCGTGCACCGCAACTCGGATGCGCCGTGGACCCGTTTCATATTCCAAGGGCGCTTTGGTCCCCGGGCCACTGGCCTAGGGATTGGAAAGGCGGCGGGCATCTGGAAGACGCCGGCCGCCTACATAGGCCGACGGCCCGGGGAGTCGGGCCCCGAGCGCGCTGCCTTTATTCGGGAGCTGGGAGAAG CACTGTGTCCTGATAGACCGCTGCCAGCCAAGAAGGTCACCCAAGAAGATGTCAAAGTGATGTTAAATTTGCTAGAGGAG AGAGAGCGGGACCTGAGCACGGCGGCTCGCATTGGCCAGTCCCTAGTGAAACAGAACAGTGTTCTGATGGAGGAGAACAGCGAGCTGGAAGCCATGCTGGGCTCGGCTGGGGAAGAG ATTTTACAGCTCAGACAGCAGGTGAGCTTGCGGGATGACCTCCTTCAGCTCTACTCGGACtctgacgaggaggaggaggaggaagaggaggcggaggaggaggaggaagaggaggaggaagagcatcAGTATGGCCGTCCCTATGAGCCCCCTGAGCC GAGCCCTCTGACAGAGGTGAAGTCAGGGCACCACTGCCCACAGCTGGGAGCCCTGCAGGAGCAGCTGAGGCTGCTGAAGGAGGAGAACCATCAGCTGCGAGAGG cctCTCACCTGGATGCCCTTGAGGAGGAGGAGCAGATGCTCATTCTGGATTGTGTGGAGCAATTTT CGGAGGCCAGCCAGCAGATGGCTGAGCTGTCGGAGGTGCTGGCGCTCAGGATGGAGAACCATGACCGGCAGCAGAGGGAGGTCACCCAGCTGCGGACCCAGGTCCTGAAGCTGCAGCAGCGCTGCCAGCTG TATGGGGCTGAGACCAAGAAGTTGCAGCAGCAGCTGGCTTCAGAGAAAGAAATCCAGATGCAGCTCCAGGATGAG CCCAGGCTTCCTGGCCCCCCTGGGGAGAGCAGGCACGGCTCGCTGCTGGGCATGCCTGGTTCCCAACAGAAACTGTGGGCGGGCTCCCAGCTGCAGGACCTGCGGGCGAAGTACACGGAGTGTGGAGGCATGCTGATTGAGGCCCAGGAGGAGGTGAAGACCCTCCGCCAGCAAGCCCCGGTGTCCAGCGGCTCTGTCACCCACTGTGCATACACTGTACCTCTG GAGACCCTGGCCGAAGAGCTGAGAATGTCCATAAGGAGGATTATCTCAGACCCTGTGTTTTTTATGGAAAG GAATTGTGAAAGGACCACAGAGGAGGTGTCAGGCCTGGG ATGTGAGCTGCACCACAGTGAGGAGCAAGAGCAGGAACAGGGGATCGAGGCTGAGAAGGGGTTGATGCCAGCAGAGGATTTTGTGGTGGAAGATTTCATGCCAGAGGAGGAGCTGTGGGCCACAGAAGAGGTGGTGCTGGCTGAGGAAGGGGTGACAGAAGAGGCAGAGCTAGTGTCCGAGGAGGCTGAGGCCTGGGAAGAGGTGGAGCCAGAGGTGGATGAGGCAACGCGGACGCACGTGGTGGCCTCAGCCCTGGAGGCCGGTGGCTTGGGCTCCTCCCACCTGGACATGAAGTATGTCCTCCAGCAACTGGCCAACTGGCAGGACACCCATTACAGGCAGCAACTGAGGCAGAAGACGCTCCAGAAAG GCTCCCCAACCATGCAGCCATGGCAGCAGCAGGCCAGAACAAACATGGGGGGCAGGGGCGTGGAGCAGCAGCCCTGGGTGCCAACCCGGGACTTTCAGAGGCTGGAGGAGGACAGGGCCAGGGAGGAAGAGGGGCCTTCTGGGGCCACCCAGGCCTTTGGGACAAAGGCCTCCACCAGCAAGGGCCACAGTTGGACCAGTCCCCTGG gctTTGCTGTTTCCCAGCAGCCTGCAGAG GCCCCACCCACCCCAGACCCTCCTTCCCATCCTCCAACATGGGACCCCCTGTCTGtccccagcccaccctctgtCCTGATGAACCTGGGCCAGAGCCTGAGGGCCCAAGGCTCCACCCTTTTCTGGGACAGGCTGAAGGAACCAGCTGTCCTTCTGCAGCTGGTGCAAAAGCTGTGGCTGCTGGGCCTGGATCACGTGGTGGCCCTGGGGGCGCAAGAAGCCCAGGGGGAGGCCCACTAG
- the HAP1 gene encoding huntingtin-associated protein 1 isoform X1, translated as MRPKESGRACAGTPPGPGHPAAVTPTPPPAADPAPKPSAEPEPAPAQPPATGQGAGSGSSSVSRPPARARRASEPGSEAGVQRASAFWGRTAQSVHRNSDAPWTRFIFQGRFGPRATGLGIGKAAGIWKTPAAYIGRRPGESGPERAAFIRELGEALCPDRPLPAKKVTQEDVKVMLNLLEERERDLSTAARIGQSLVKQNSVLMEENSELEAMLGSAGEEILQLRQQVSLRDDLLQLYSDSDEEEEEEEEAEEEEEEEEEEHQYGRPYEPPEPSPLTEVKSGHHCPQLGALQEQLRLLKEENHQLREASHLDALEEEEQMLILDCVEQFSEASQQMAELSEVLALRMENHDRQQREVTQLRTQVLKLQQRCQLYGAETKKLQQQLASEKEIQMQLQDEPRLPGPPGESRHGSLLGMPGSQQKLWAGSQLQDLRAKYTECGGMLIEAQEEVKTLRQQAPVSSGSVTHCAYTVPLEALPGFQETLAEELRMSIRRIISDPVFFMERNCERTTEEVSGLGCELHHSEEQEQEQGIEAEKGLMPAEDFVVEDFMPEEELWATEEVVLAEEGVTEEAELVSEEAEAWEEVEPEVDEATRTHVVASALEAGGLGSSHLDMKYVLQQLANWQDTHYRQQLRQKTLQKGSPTMQPWQQQARTNMGGRGVEQQPWVPTRDFQRLEEDRAREEEGPSGATQAFGTKASTSKGHSWTSPLGFAVSQQPAEAPPTPDPPSHPPTWDPLSVPSPPSVLMNLGQSLRAQGSTLFWDRLKEPAVLLQLVQKLWLLGLDHVVALGAQEAQGEAH; from the exons ATGCGCCCGAAAGAGTCGGGGCGGGCCTGCGCTGGGACCCCGCCCGGACCCGGGCACCCAGCGGCGGTCACCCCCACGCCCCCTCCCGCAGCCGATCCCGCTCCGAAGCCCTCCGCGGAGCCTGAACCCGCCCCTGCGCAGCCACCGGCTACTGGACAGGGAGCAGGATCCGGATCCTCATCAGTCTCGCGACCCCCAGCCAGAGCTCGCCGGGCCTCCGAACCTGGGTCGGAGGCAGGAGTCCAGCGAGCGTCCGCATTCTGGGGACGGACTGCCCAGTCCGTGCACCGCAACTCGGATGCGCCGTGGACCCGTTTCATATTCCAAGGGCGCTTTGGTCCCCGGGCCACTGGCCTAGGGATTGGAAAGGCGGCGGGCATCTGGAAGACGCCGGCCGCCTACATAGGCCGACGGCCCGGGGAGTCGGGCCCCGAGCGCGCTGCCTTTATTCGGGAGCTGGGAGAAG CACTGTGTCCTGATAGACCGCTGCCAGCCAAGAAGGTCACCCAAGAAGATGTCAAAGTGATGTTAAATTTGCTAGAGGAG AGAGAGCGGGACCTGAGCACGGCGGCTCGCATTGGCCAGTCCCTAGTGAAACAGAACAGTGTTCTGATGGAGGAGAACAGCGAGCTGGAAGCCATGCTGGGCTCGGCTGGGGAAGAG ATTTTACAGCTCAGACAGCAGGTGAGCTTGCGGGATGACCTCCTTCAGCTCTACTCGGACtctgacgaggaggaggaggaggaagaggaggcggaggaggaggaggaagaggaggaggaagagcatcAGTATGGCCGTCCCTATGAGCCCCCTGAGCC GAGCCCTCTGACAGAGGTGAAGTCAGGGCACCACTGCCCACAGCTGGGAGCCCTGCAGGAGCAGCTGAGGCTGCTGAAGGAGGAGAACCATCAGCTGCGAGAGG cctCTCACCTGGATGCCCTTGAGGAGGAGGAGCAGATGCTCATTCTGGATTGTGTGGAGCAATTTT CGGAGGCCAGCCAGCAGATGGCTGAGCTGTCGGAGGTGCTGGCGCTCAGGATGGAGAACCATGACCGGCAGCAGAGGGAGGTCACCCAGCTGCGGACCCAGGTCCTGAAGCTGCAGCAGCGCTGCCAGCTG TATGGGGCTGAGACCAAGAAGTTGCAGCAGCAGCTGGCTTCAGAGAAAGAAATCCAGATGCAGCTCCAGGATGAG CCCAGGCTTCCTGGCCCCCCTGGGGAGAGCAGGCACGGCTCGCTGCTGGGCATGCCTGGTTCCCAACAGAAACTGTGGGCGGGCTCCCAGCTGCAGGACCTGCGGGCGAAGTACACGGAGTGTGGAGGCATGCTGATTGAGGCCCAGGAGGAGGTGAAGACCCTCCGCCAGCAAGCCCCGGTGTCCAGCGGCTCTGTCACCCACTGTGCATACACTGTACCTCTG GAGGCACTTCCTGGCTTCCAGGAGACCCTGGCCGAAGAGCTGAGAATGTCCATAAGGAGGATTATCTCAGACCCTGTGTTTTTTATGGAAAG GAATTGTGAAAGGACCACAGAGGAGGTGTCAGGCCTGGG ATGTGAGCTGCACCACAGTGAGGAGCAAGAGCAGGAACAGGGGATCGAGGCTGAGAAGGGGTTGATGCCAGCAGAGGATTTTGTGGTGGAAGATTTCATGCCAGAGGAGGAGCTGTGGGCCACAGAAGAGGTGGTGCTGGCTGAGGAAGGGGTGACAGAAGAGGCAGAGCTAGTGTCCGAGGAGGCTGAGGCCTGGGAAGAGGTGGAGCCAGAGGTGGATGAGGCAACGCGGACGCACGTGGTGGCCTCAGCCCTGGAGGCCGGTGGCTTGGGCTCCTCCCACCTGGACATGAAGTATGTCCTCCAGCAACTGGCCAACTGGCAGGACACCCATTACAGGCAGCAACTGAGGCAGAAGACGCTCCAGAAAG GCTCCCCAACCATGCAGCCATGGCAGCAGCAGGCCAGAACAAACATGGGGGGCAGGGGCGTGGAGCAGCAGCCCTGGGTGCCAACCCGGGACTTTCAGAGGCTGGAGGAGGACAGGGCCAGGGAGGAAGAGGGGCCTTCTGGGGCCACCCAGGCCTTTGGGACAAAGGCCTCCACCAGCAAGGGCCACAGTTGGACCAGTCCCCTGG gctTTGCTGTTTCCCAGCAGCCTGCAGAG GCCCCACCCACCCCAGACCCTCCTTCCCATCCTCCAACATGGGACCCCCTGTCTGtccccagcccaccctctgtCCTGATGAACCTGGGCCAGAGCCTGAGGGCCCAAGGCTCCACCCTTTTCTGGGACAGGCTGAAGGAACCAGCTGTCCTTCTGCAGCTGGTGCAAAAGCTGTGGCTGCTGGGCCTGGATCACGTGGTGGCCCTGGGGGCGCAAGAAGCCCAGGGGGAGGCCCACTAG
- the HAP1 gene encoding huntingtin-associated protein 1 isoform X3, whose protein sequence is MRPKESGRACAGTPPGPGHPAAVTPTPPPAADPAPKPSAEPEPAPAQPPATGQGAGSGSSSVSRPPARARRASEPGSEAGVQRASAFWGRTAQSVHRNSDAPWTRFIFQGRFGPRATGLGIGKAAGIWKTPAAYIGRRPGESGPERAAFIRELGEALCPDRPLPAKKVTQEDVKVMLNLLEERERDLSTAARIGQSLVKQNSVLMEENSELEAMLGSAGEEILQLRQQVSLRDDLLQLYSDSDEEEEEEEEAEEEEEEEEEEHQYGRPYEPPEPSPLTEVKSGHHCPQLGALQEQLRLLKEENHQLREASHLDALEEEEQMLILDCVEQFSEASQQMAELSEVLALRMENHDRQQREVTQLRTQVLKLQQRCQLYGAETKKLQQQLASEKEIQMQLQDEPRLPGPPGESRHGSLLGMPGSQQKLWAGSQLQDLRAKYTECGGMLIEAQEEVKTLRQQAPVSSGSVTHCAYTVPLEALPGFQETLAEELRMSIRRIISDPVFFMERCELHHSEEQEQEQGIEAEKGLMPAEDFVVEDFMPEEELWATEEVVLAEEGVTEEAELVSEEAEAWEEVEPEVDEATRTHVVASALEAGGLGSSHLDMKYVLQQLANWQDTHYRQQLRQKTLQKGSPTMQPWQQQARTNMGGRGVEQQPWVPTRDFQRLEEDRAREEEGPSGATQAFGTKASTSKGHSWTSPLGFAVSQQPAEAPPTPDPPSHPPTWDPLSVPSPPSVLMNLGQSLRAQGSTLFWDRLKEPAVLLQLVQKLWLLGLDHVVALGAQEAQGEAH, encoded by the exons ATGCGCCCGAAAGAGTCGGGGCGGGCCTGCGCTGGGACCCCGCCCGGACCCGGGCACCCAGCGGCGGTCACCCCCACGCCCCCTCCCGCAGCCGATCCCGCTCCGAAGCCCTCCGCGGAGCCTGAACCCGCCCCTGCGCAGCCACCGGCTACTGGACAGGGAGCAGGATCCGGATCCTCATCAGTCTCGCGACCCCCAGCCAGAGCTCGCCGGGCCTCCGAACCTGGGTCGGAGGCAGGAGTCCAGCGAGCGTCCGCATTCTGGGGACGGACTGCCCAGTCCGTGCACCGCAACTCGGATGCGCCGTGGACCCGTTTCATATTCCAAGGGCGCTTTGGTCCCCGGGCCACTGGCCTAGGGATTGGAAAGGCGGCGGGCATCTGGAAGACGCCGGCCGCCTACATAGGCCGACGGCCCGGGGAGTCGGGCCCCGAGCGCGCTGCCTTTATTCGGGAGCTGGGAGAAG CACTGTGTCCTGATAGACCGCTGCCAGCCAAGAAGGTCACCCAAGAAGATGTCAAAGTGATGTTAAATTTGCTAGAGGAG AGAGAGCGGGACCTGAGCACGGCGGCTCGCATTGGCCAGTCCCTAGTGAAACAGAACAGTGTTCTGATGGAGGAGAACAGCGAGCTGGAAGCCATGCTGGGCTCGGCTGGGGAAGAG ATTTTACAGCTCAGACAGCAGGTGAGCTTGCGGGATGACCTCCTTCAGCTCTACTCGGACtctgacgaggaggaggaggaggaagaggaggcggaggaggaggaggaagaggaggaggaagagcatcAGTATGGCCGTCCCTATGAGCCCCCTGAGCC GAGCCCTCTGACAGAGGTGAAGTCAGGGCACCACTGCCCACAGCTGGGAGCCCTGCAGGAGCAGCTGAGGCTGCTGAAGGAGGAGAACCATCAGCTGCGAGAGG cctCTCACCTGGATGCCCTTGAGGAGGAGGAGCAGATGCTCATTCTGGATTGTGTGGAGCAATTTT CGGAGGCCAGCCAGCAGATGGCTGAGCTGTCGGAGGTGCTGGCGCTCAGGATGGAGAACCATGACCGGCAGCAGAGGGAGGTCACCCAGCTGCGGACCCAGGTCCTGAAGCTGCAGCAGCGCTGCCAGCTG TATGGGGCTGAGACCAAGAAGTTGCAGCAGCAGCTGGCTTCAGAGAAAGAAATCCAGATGCAGCTCCAGGATGAG CCCAGGCTTCCTGGCCCCCCTGGGGAGAGCAGGCACGGCTCGCTGCTGGGCATGCCTGGTTCCCAACAGAAACTGTGGGCGGGCTCCCAGCTGCAGGACCTGCGGGCGAAGTACACGGAGTGTGGAGGCATGCTGATTGAGGCCCAGGAGGAGGTGAAGACCCTCCGCCAGCAAGCCCCGGTGTCCAGCGGCTCTGTCACCCACTGTGCATACACTGTACCTCTG GAGGCACTTCCTGGCTTCCAGGAGACCCTGGCCGAAGAGCTGAGAATGTCCATAAGGAGGATTATCTCAGACCCTGTGTTTTTTATGGAAAG ATGTGAGCTGCACCACAGTGAGGAGCAAGAGCAGGAACAGGGGATCGAGGCTGAGAAGGGGTTGATGCCAGCAGAGGATTTTGTGGTGGAAGATTTCATGCCAGAGGAGGAGCTGTGGGCCACAGAAGAGGTGGTGCTGGCTGAGGAAGGGGTGACAGAAGAGGCAGAGCTAGTGTCCGAGGAGGCTGAGGCCTGGGAAGAGGTGGAGCCAGAGGTGGATGAGGCAACGCGGACGCACGTGGTGGCCTCAGCCCTGGAGGCCGGTGGCTTGGGCTCCTCCCACCTGGACATGAAGTATGTCCTCCAGCAACTGGCCAACTGGCAGGACACCCATTACAGGCAGCAACTGAGGCAGAAGACGCTCCAGAAAG GCTCCCCAACCATGCAGCCATGGCAGCAGCAGGCCAGAACAAACATGGGGGGCAGGGGCGTGGAGCAGCAGCCCTGGGTGCCAACCCGGGACTTTCAGAGGCTGGAGGAGGACAGGGCCAGGGAGGAAGAGGGGCCTTCTGGGGCCACCCAGGCCTTTGGGACAAAGGCCTCCACCAGCAAGGGCCACAGTTGGACCAGTCCCCTGG gctTTGCTGTTTCCCAGCAGCCTGCAGAG GCCCCACCCACCCCAGACCCTCCTTCCCATCCTCCAACATGGGACCCCCTGTCTGtccccagcccaccctctgtCCTGATGAACCTGGGCCAGAGCCTGAGGGCCCAAGGCTCCACCCTTTTCTGGGACAGGCTGAAGGAACCAGCTGTCCTTCTGCAGCTGGTGCAAAAGCTGTGGCTGCTGGGCCTGGATCACGTGGTGGCCCTGGGGGCGCAAGAAGCCCAGGGGGAGGCCCACTAG